CAAACTTTGCCGTGCATCCCTCAGAAGCGACAATCAAGTTTACGCCAGTCGAATAAGTGAGATTTAGCACTCAGATTGCCTTTGACATGAGTCAGTGCACCTTGCGCACTTCGCTCGATGCTCTGTTTGTCGATGGAAAGAAGTAGTAGTTCAAGAACTTCGTTCCTGCTTCTCAAGGTAGTCCTGAAGTTGCCGGGCGGAAATCCGCCTGGCTCCTCCAACTTTGAATGACTGGAGCTTTCCTGCCTGAATCGCTTCATACAGGAAGCTCCGCGACAGTGACATGAGCTTTGCGGCCTCTGCCACCGTGTATGCGAGCTTCTGGTGTTGCTGGTTCATAGGGTGTCACCGGTATCAATAGAAACCCATGCGCTTGC
This portion of the Armatimonadota bacterium genome encodes:
- a CDS encoding helix-turn-helix domain-containing protein gives rise to the protein MNQQHQKLAYTVAEAAKLMSLSRSFLYEAIQAGKLQSFKVGGARRISARQLQDYLEKQERSS